CTGTAATTCCTTCTCTGGTTATGGAGCGTTTATTAGATGGGATTTGGTTGATAATAACCCTGGGCCTGATGACTATTTTTGTTCCACTGCCTAAAGACCTTTTAGAAACCGCTGGTTTGTCAGCAATGTTGGTCTTGACAGTTATAAGCCCGTTCATCTATGTCATCTTCCGTAAAAGCGCTAAAACTCCCACAGACAAAGATCGAAAAATATCTTCAAATTTGTCGGTGAATACCCTCTCCTTACGCTGCTTAATAACATCCTTTCTTGGAAATTTAATCCATGGGCTTCAAAACATCGGTTTATCACGCTTTTTTTATTTAGCCCTTAGCCTTTCTTTTTTGGTCCTCTCCCTACAAGCCCTGGTCTTTTGGTTGGTTATGTGGGCTTATGGATTAAGGCTACCTTTTTGGGTGGGAGCGGCAGTTTTTCTTATTGTCCATCTGGGAACTGCTATTCCAACTGCTCCTGCTAACGTAGGAACTTATCAATTCTTTTGTATGGTAGGTCTTACCCTCTTTGGGGTTGAAAAACCCCTGGCAGCAGGTTTCTCCATGGTCGTTTTCATCCTTTTAACCGGTCCAATATGGATAATTGGCTTTTTGGCCATGAGTTATAGTGGAACTACATGGAGAACACTTCGAAAAGAAATTAATAAGTTACCCTATAATAGAGAAAACCAGGTAAGCTCTGAGTAGATATACTCTGCCAGTTTCAGTAATGTGAGGTAAAGATCGGCTTTACCTCTTATCTTATAGGGAAAACTGACTATCGTTCCCTGTCTTCCCCATGTAATCCCATTTTTACGTTGAAACATCGCATAAACTGCAGGAGTAGCCTCTTACGGCTGCCCCGTTTAAGGGCGATTCTAGGTGATCACCCTGCAGATTATACGACATTTCCATTTAGTTAGATTTAGTATAAGATGAAACTTTTTTGAGTGAACAAAAAGAAAGGTTGAATTCCTTTCTAATCAAGGCTAAAAACTCTCTATATTGTCAAGGTAAGGCAAATGTTATAAATTAGTTTAATAACTCTATTAATCACGTGAGAACCCAATAATCCTTTAAATGAGGGCAGATAAAGACCGGGTTTTTCAAC
The sequence above is a segment of the Candidatus Limnocylindrales bacterium genome. Coding sequences within it:
- a CDS encoding lysylphosphatidylglycerol synthase transmembrane domain-containing protein, coding for MDSQNNPLNPAFISLVRPTLQLIKQASGYLFAFVCLVWVLRGFRFNEFLKSIPTIRWRWVLLAIMLDILSYLCQGLRWQFLLRPVGTLSIWQATQAIYTGLFINEILPMRLGELVRAYLVSRWLSVVFSSVIPSLVMERLLDGIWLIITLGLMTIFVPLPKDLLETAGLSAMLVLTVISPFIYVIFRKSAKTPTDKDRKISSNLSVNTLSLRCLITSFLGNLIHGLQNIGLSRFFYLALSLSFLVLSLQALVFWLVMWAYGLRLPFWVGAAVFLIVHLGTAIPTAPANVGTYQFFCMVGLTLFGVEKPLAAGFSMVVFILLTGPIWIIGFLAMSYSGTTWRTLRKEINKLPYNRENQVSSE